A single genomic interval of Lathyrus oleraceus cultivar Zhongwan6 chromosome 7, CAAS_Psat_ZW6_1.0, whole genome shotgun sequence harbors:
- the LOC127103460 gene encoding uncharacterized protein LOC127103460 — MAMPTANPSQTIDLDKHEDGNVQKKKKRKVGEVGDSNDGDSGKQKPCRPKSWVWDHFTRDTSGTRAKCNWCTKSYAADSHKNGTTNLNNHLLHQCKKIPTSVLDPTQTTLSLQEGGKATSNNTLVGIHFDVELCRQALARMIIVDELPFSFVENEGFRYFMSVTQPRLPLPGRISIIEKCLEGWMIDKVFTITVDNAASNDVVRQTLNKMFESYSLFLNFDILNWWKVNSTKYPTLGIMARDILAMPISTVASESAFSTGGRVLSCYRSSLTPNTVEALICAQNWLRSSPLKVDIEEHLEDLEKLEQEMAPIPQLNEGFSDIESD, encoded by the exons ATGGCGATGCCTACAGCAAATCCATCTCAAACTATTGATTTGGACAAACATGAAGATGGTAATgttcaaaagaaaaagaaaaggaaagtTGGAGAAGTTGGTGATTCTAATGATGGAGATTCAGGTAAACAAAAACCTTGTAGGCCTAAATCTTGGGTTTGGGATCATTTTACAAGAGACACTTCGGGTACTCGTGCTAAGTGTAATTGGTGTACGAAGTCGTATGCTGCTGATTCACACAAAAATGGAACCACCAATTTAAATAACCATTTGTTGCATCAATGTAAAAAAATTCCCACGAGTGTTCTTGATCCTACTCAAACCACTCTTAGCCTTCAAGAAGGCGGTAAAGCAACTAGTAATAATACACTTGTTGGTATCCATTTTGATGTTGAATTATGTAGACAAGCCTTAGCTAGAATGATAATTGTGGATGAGTTGCCTTTTTCGTTTGTTGAAAATGAAGGATTTCGTTATTTTATGAGTGTTACACAACCTAGGCTCCCACTTCCGGGAAGGATTTCAATT ATTGAAAAGTGTTTGGAGGGTTGGATGATAGATAAGGTTTTCACCATCACAGTTGATAATGCTGCTTCAAATGATGTT GTGAGGCAAACATTAAACAAAATGTTTGAAAGCTATAGTCTTTTCTTAA ATTTTGACATCTTGAATTGGTGGAAGGTAAATTCCACCAAATACCCTACTCTTGGTATAATGGCTAGAGATATCTTGGCTATGCCAATATCTACTGTTGCTTCGGAGTCTGCTTTTAGCACCGGGGGTAGAGTTCTTAGTTGTTATAGGAGCTCTCTTACACCAAACACTGTTGAAGCTTTGATATGTGCACAAAATTGGTTAAGATCTTCCCCTTTGAAAGTGGATATTGAAGAGCACTTGGAAGACTTGGAGAAGCTCGAACAAG AAATGGCTCCGATCCCGCAACTAAATGAAGGATTTTCTGATATTGAATCTGATTAG